One window of the Candidatus Chryseobacterium colombiense genome contains the following:
- a CDS encoding carboxyl transferase domain-containing protein, whose product MDLEFNKREDQNRLKLSEINRLLSEIKKGGGEKRLQKLRDEGKMTARERIEYLLDKNTDSIEVGAFAGFEMYQEHGGCPSGGVVVVIGYVSGRQCIVVANDASVKAGAWFPITGKKNLRAQEIAMENKLPIIYLVDSAGVYLPMQDEIFPDKEHFGRIFRNNAKMSSMGIIQISAVMGSCVAGGAYLPIMSDEAMIVDKTGSIFLAGSYLVKAAIGESIDNETLGGATTHCSISGVTDYKAKDDKDALDRIKNIMKSIGSTEKAGFDRIESFPPKETPDNIFGIMPVSRAEQYDTYEIIKCLVDNSEYEEYKADYGKSIVCATARIDGWSVGIVANQRKLVKSGKGEMQFGGVIYSDSADKATRFIANCNQRKIPLVFLQDVTGFMVGSKSEHGGIIKDGAKMVNAVSNSVVPKFTIITGNSYGAGNYAMCGKAYDPRLIVAWPWADLAVMGGAQAAKVLAQIQESTLKKQGKEITEAEHNEILETISKRYQKQTEATYAAARLWTDAIINPTDTRKWISMGIEAANHAPITEKFNLGVIQV is encoded by the coding sequence ATGGACCTTGAATTCAACAAAAGAGAAGATCAAAACAGATTAAAATTATCAGAGATCAATCGCCTGCTTTCCGAAATAAAAAAAGGGGGTGGTGAAAAAAGACTTCAAAAACTTCGTGATGAAGGAAAAATGACAGCAAGAGAAAGAATTGAATATCTTCTCGATAAAAATACGGATTCAATAGAAGTGGGTGCATTTGCAGGATTTGAAATGTATCAGGAACATGGAGGCTGCCCTAGTGGAGGTGTTGTAGTAGTGATAGGATATGTTTCCGGGAGACAGTGTATCGTTGTTGCTAACGATGCTTCCGTAAAAGCTGGAGCCTGGTTTCCGATCACAGGAAAGAAAAACCTTAGAGCTCAGGAAATTGCTATGGAAAACAAACTGCCTATCATCTATCTGGTAGATTCAGCAGGTGTATACTTGCCTATGCAGGATGAAATTTTCCCCGATAAAGAGCATTTTGGAAGAATTTTCAGGAACAATGCAAAAATGAGTTCTATGGGAATTATTCAAATTTCTGCAGTAATGGGAAGCTGTGTTGCTGGTGGAGCATATTTACCCATCATGAGCGACGAAGCAATGATTGTTGATAAAACGGGATCTATCTTCCTTGCGGGAAGCTACCTTGTAAAAGCTGCGATTGGTGAAAGTATCGACAATGAAACTTTAGGTGGGGCAACCACACACTGTTCTATTTCAGGTGTTACTGATTATAAGGCTAAAGATGATAAAGATGCTTTGGACAGGATCAAAAATATTATGAAATCTATCGGAAGTACTGAAAAAGCAGGTTTCGACAGAATTGAAAGTTTCCCGCCAAAAGAAACCCCTGACAATATTTTTGGAATTATGCCAGTTTCCAGAGCTGAGCAATATGATACTTATGAAATCATCAAGTGTTTGGTAGACAATTCTGAATACGAAGAATACAAAGCTGATTATGGTAAAAGTATTGTTTGCGCAACCGCGAGAATTGACGGCTGGTCTGTAGGAATTGTTGCTAATCAGAGAAAATTGGTTAAAAGTGGTAAAGGTGAAATGCAATTTGGCGGAGTGATCTATTCGGATTCTGCGGATAAAGCAACAAGGTTTATTGCTAATTGTAATCAGAGAAAAATTCCTTTAGTATTCTTACAGGATGTTACTGGTTTCATGGTAGGCTCAAAGTCTGAACATGGAGGTATTATTAAAGATGGTGCTAAAATGGTAAATGCAGTTTCGAATTCTGTAGTTCCTAAGTTTACTATTATCACCGGGAATTCTTACGGCGCAGGAAATTATGCGATGTGTGGAAAAGCATATGATCCGAGATTAATTGTAGCTTGGCCTTGGGCTGATCTAGCTGTAATGGGAGGAGCACAAGCCGCAAAAGTTTTAGCTCAAATCCAGGAATCTACTTTAAAAAAGCAAGGAAAAGAAATTACTGAAGCAGAACACAACGAAATTCTAGAAACAATTTCAAAAAGATACCAGAAACAAACTGAAGCAACGTATGCTGCAGCCAGGCTTTGGACAGATGCTATCATTAATCCAACGGATACTAGGAAATGGATTTCTATGGGAATTGAAGCTGCAAATCATGCTCCTATTACAGAAAAATTTAATTTGGGAGTGATTCAGGTATAA
- a CDS encoding EamA family transporter produces the protein MHKLALFRLHLIVFLWGFTAILGKLIHANAQILVFYRMLFAAVFLYAFIRIYKKESIKVSKKIFFQLAAIGFAMALHWYCFFYSIKVSNVSIALSCLSLSTLFASILEPIIFKRKIDASEVIMGLVIVACILLIFKTEFQYKEGIFYGILCAIFGTIFSVFNGKMFGKTSSGNIIFYEIFCGWFMLMIIYLFSGQIFHMNEISYRDIALICLLASVFTAFPMLESVKLMKYISPFTLILTVNLEPVYGIILAFFIFGESEHMSPIFYIASFVMILAIIVNGLIKAKKQKQLN, from the coding sequence ATGCATAAGTTGGCACTGTTTAGATTGCATTTGATTGTTTTTTTATGGGGATTTACGGCAATTTTGGGAAAACTTATTCATGCCAATGCACAGATTCTGGTTTTTTACAGAATGCTGTTCGCAGCTGTTTTTCTGTATGCCTTTATCAGGATTTATAAGAAAGAAAGTATCAAGGTTTCGAAGAAAATTTTTTTTCAGTTGGCTGCAATTGGTTTTGCAATGGCGCTTCACTGGTATTGTTTTTTTTATTCGATTAAAGTGTCGAATGTTTCAATAGCTTTGAGCTGCCTTTCATTATCCACATTATTTGCTTCCATCTTGGAGCCGATTATTTTTAAAAGAAAGATAGATGCTTCCGAAGTAATAATGGGATTGGTAATTGTTGCCTGCATATTGTTAATATTTAAAACCGAGTTTCAGTATAAAGAAGGAATTTTTTACGGAATTTTATGTGCAATATTTGGAACCATATTTTCGGTTTTTAATGGGAAAATGTTTGGGAAAACAAGTTCCGGAAATATCATTTTTTATGAAATTTTTTGCGGATGGTTTATGTTGATGATAATTTATTTGTTCTCCGGGCAAATTTTCCACATGAATGAAATAAGTTATAGAGATATTGCATTAATATGCTTGTTGGCGAGTGTCTTTACAGCTTTTCCTATGTTAGAATCTGTGAAGCTGATGAAATATATTTCACCTTTTACTTTAATTTTAACAGTTAATTTAGAGCCGGTTTACGGAATTATATTAGCTTTTTTTATCTTTGGAGAATCAGAGCATATGAGTCCCATTTTTTATATAGCATCATTTGTAATGATATTGGCAATTATTGTTAATGGATTAATAAAAGCAAAAAAACAAAAACAACTTAATTAA
- a CDS encoding PorV/PorQ family protein: MMKKYLLVLFSFAFGLSQSQIIRKYSNEFLNIGAGARGLAMGGAVISNQNDVYSPMWNPAGLLSIERDWQGAAMHAEYFESIAKYDYLAYAKVLEEGVFGVSVVRLGVDNILNTTQMIDAEGNIDYDKITKFSQSDYAALLSYAFHPGGNPRLDVGVNAKIVYRNVGKFANGYGFGFDVGAIYKGDNGWKFGGMLRDATTTVNFWSINQKELSTVVNGEEFNPAPTDKMELSMPKLNVGASKLFEINSSVYVLPEAGINVDFAKTAALISSDIASITPYAGAELGYQKMIFVRLGVNRFQSITDIEDLKRKVSFQPSAGIGIRYRGLTLDYAISNSGIGGSNFYSNFFSLKLDMGEFRND; this comes from the coding sequence ATGATGAAAAAATACCTTTTAGTACTATTTTCCTTCGCTTTTGGACTTTCTCAGTCTCAGATTATCAGAAAATATTCCAACGAATTTTTAAATATTGGAGCAGGCGCAAGAGGATTAGCGATGGGAGGAGCAGTAATCTCCAATCAGAACGATGTATATTCCCCTATGTGGAATCCGGCCGGTCTTTTGTCAATTGAAAGAGATTGGCAGGGAGCAGCAATGCACGCAGAATATTTTGAATCTATTGCTAAGTATGATTATCTAGCTTACGCAAAAGTATTGGAAGAAGGTGTTTTTGGAGTTTCTGTCGTAAGATTAGGAGTAGATAACATTTTGAATACTACTCAAATGATTGATGCAGAAGGAAATATTGATTATGATAAAATTACTAAATTTTCTCAGTCAGACTATGCAGCGTTGCTTTCGTATGCTTTTCATCCGGGAGGAAATCCAAGATTAGATGTTGGGGTTAATGCTAAAATTGTTTATCGAAATGTTGGAAAATTTGCTAATGGCTATGGTTTCGGATTTGATGTGGGAGCAATCTATAAAGGAGATAATGGATGGAAGTTTGGAGGAATGCTTCGTGATGCTACAACAACGGTCAACTTCTGGAGTATCAACCAAAAAGAATTATCAACCGTTGTAAATGGAGAAGAATTTAACCCTGCTCCTACTGATAAAATGGAACTTTCGATGCCTAAACTGAACGTAGGAGCGAGTAAACTATTTGAAATTAACAGCAGTGTGTATGTTTTACCAGAGGCAGGAATTAATGTTGACTTTGCGAAAACGGCCGCGCTTATTTCTTCGGATATTGCAAGTATTACGCCCTATGCAGGAGCGGAATTAGGGTACCAAAAAATGATCTTTGTTCGATTGGGAGTCAACAGGTTTCAATCCATTACGGATATTGAAGATTTAAAAAGAAAAGTTTCCTTTCAGCCAAGTGCGGGTATAGGAATCAGATACAGAGGTCTTACTCTGGATTATGCAATCAGCAATTCAGGAATTGGAGGTTCCAATTTCTACTCCAATTTCTTCTCATTAAAACTGGATATGGGAGAATTTAGAAACGATTAA